From Clostridium sp. SY8519:
GACGGCATGGCTGTGTCTGAAATACAATCTGTCTGCGGAGGATGTCATCCGGCATTATGACGTGACAGGGAAAAACTGTCCGAAATATTATGTGGAGCATCCGGACAAATGGAAGACCTTCCGTAAGGATGTGAACGCCATGCTCAAAAAAATGAAGAAAAACAGTTAAGCAAGGAGAGACTGAATGGAAACAGGCAGGAAACAGGCGCTGCTGCAGGAATGTTATAACCGCCTGAAACGCAGAGAGGAAATCAGGGAAAATCTGATTTTGTTAAAAAAAGAACTGAAGGACCCCCAGGGGATGCTTCTCTGGAAACAGATCAGCGGGGGAGATGCTGACAGCATCATGCGCTGCCTGTCGGATCAGGATCCGAAGGTCAGAAAGAACGCGGCGCAGATCCTGGGGGCACTTCGTGTTGCGGATGCGGTGGATGTGCTTATGGATGCCTATGAAGCCGAAGACAGGAGATTTGTGCGCCCCGCATATCTGCAGGCGCTGCGCGGAATGGACTGTTCCGAATATTTGCCGGACCTGAAAAAGCGTCTGAAGGAACTGACGGAACAGCCGGCGGCGGCAGATGAAAAGAAACATCTGCGGGAGGAAATCCACGCCCTGGCCGAACTGCTTCAGTCACAGGAAGGAGCCGGACACAGGTTTCAGGGATACGGACAGACCCATCGGGTTTTTCTGAAAACAGAGCATCCCTTTGTCAAAGGGGTGGCGGATCGGATAACCGAAAAACATAAGGTTATGAAAAGCGGGGTACTGACTGAAACCGCGCAGCTGAAGGAACTGATGCAGATCCGGTCGGTTGACGAGTTTTTGTTCCTTCTGACTGCGCGGAAGCTCCCGGCGGATCTTTCAGATCTGGCGAAAGAGCTGATGGAGGAAGGCCTCGGCACATTTCTGGAAAAAAACCACAGCGGTACTGGCCCGTTCTGCTTCCGGATCGAGATGCTGGGGGTGGCGGATCCGGAAGAAAAGCGGCGTCTGGTCAAAGAAGCGGCGGAAAAGCTGGAAGAAGCCAGCCGGTTTTTCCTGATCAACTCACCTTCCGGCTATGAGGTGGAAATCCGGCTGATCCGGGGACAGGACAGACGCTGGGTATCTTTCCTGAAACTGTATACCCCGGAAGACAGCCGGTTCCGGTACCGGCGCGGCTGGGTGGCCGCCGGAATGCAGCCCCATGTGGCTGCCGGCCTGCTGGATTTGGCGCAGCCCTGGCTGAAGGAACACGCGCAGGTGCTGGATCCATTCTGCGGCGCGGGAATCTGGCTCATCGAACGCAACTACAGGAGTCCGTCCCGCAGTGCCTACGGCATTGATACATTCGGAGAGGCCATTGATAAGGCGCGGATCAACGCGGAGACCGCGCATATGCCGATTCATTTTGTGCACAGGGACTTCTTTGATTTCCGTCATGAGTATCTGTTTGATGAGATCCTGGCAGACATGCCGGAGATTGCGGGAGCTTCCCGGGAAACGCTGGATCAGTTTTATGAAAGATTCTTCCGGAAGGCCAAAACCCACCTGACAGAGAATGGAATTATCCTGTGTTATTCCAGGGAAATGGGACGGATCAAGAAACAGCTGCGGATACAGAAGGAATACCGACTGATTGCGGAATATGAGATCAATGCCAGAAGCGGCAGGTATTTTTTCGTGATCGGGAGAAGAAAAGGAAACGGCGGACAGCAGCAGGAGAGGCATTGACTATCCGATAACTGCATGATAATATGATTTCATCAATTTATCATGTCACCGATTTATCACAGCGCAGTGACGGTGATGACGGGAGGAAAGCTTATAATGAAAAAGAAGATTATCAGTGTCATGCTGACAGCAGCGATGGCGGTTGGTATGCTGACAGCCTGCGGCTCTTCATCCGACAAGGGAGGATCAGCAGGAAGCAGCGCATCGTCTGACAAGACATCAGTATCCGCACAGGAGGAGACGATGACCGCAGACCAGGCAAGAAAGCAGGAGTCCGGCAGGACCAAGCTGGTGCTGGGATTTGACGCGGAGTACCCGCCTTATGGATATATGGCGGACGACGGCAGCTATACCGGATTTGACATCGAGCTGGCCAAGGCAGTCTGCAAGCTGGAAGGCTGGAAGCTGGTGCCAACGCCGATCAACTGGGATTCCAAAGACCAGACACTGAATTCCGGGGAAATTGACTGCATCTGGAACGGATTTACCATCAACGGCAGAGAAAAGGATTATACCTGGTCAGAGCCCTATGTAAACAATACACAGGTGATTGTAGTAAGCGCGAAATCCGACATTTCCAAGCTCAGTGATCTTTCCGGCAAGACGGTGGGCGTACAGGCGGCTTCCGCAGCCCTGTCCGTTCTGGAAGATTCCCAGAAAAAACTGGCAGACAGCTTCGCAGCTTTGAATCAGTTCGCGGATTACAATGTAGCGTTTACAGAACTGCAGGGCGGTTCTTTGGATGCGCTGGCCATTGATGTGGGTGTGGCGCAGTACCAGATCAAAAAACGGGGCACAAGTGACTACAGGATCCTGGACGAAAAGCTGAATTCCGAACAGTACGGCGTCGGATTCAAAAAAGGCAATACCGCCCTGGCAGCAATCATCAACGATGATATGAACAAGCTGGCAGCAAATGGAACGGTCACCAAACTTGCCAAGAAATATGATATTGCGGATATGATCTGTCTGGATACCGGCAAGAGCAGCTCCTCGAAAAAGGACGCGAAATAATCCGGACGCAGATGGATCCGATAGCAGAGGACCAAAAGAATCAGGCTGTTGCGTATGCAGCAGCCTGATTTTATGGTAGTGACCGCCCAGGCGCGGCTTTTAGTAATTACCCGGAGGAAATAAGTTATGACAATGAGTTTTTCTGTGATGATGCAGCAGATGGGGCATGGAATGATCACATCCATCGGAATTTTTCTTTGGACCATCATCCTGTCCATGCCGTTCGGCCTGCTGATCTGTTTTGGGCGGATGTCCAAAAACCCGATTCTGCGCAATATAATCAAAATCTATATCTCCATCATGCGCGGCACGCCGCTGATGCTGCAGCTAATGGTATGGTATTTTGGCAGCTTTTATCTCTTCCAGGCAAGCCTCCCGCCGAAAATTCTTGCAATTATTGTGGGATTTGTGCTGAATTACGGCGCGTATTTCGCGGAGATCTATCGGTCCGGCATCGAATCCATTCCGCCGGGACAGTATGAAGCGGCGCGCATTATGGGATATACTTCCAGACAGACCTTTACGAAAATCATTTTTCCGCAGATGATGAAACGGGTGCTGCCGGCCATCACCAACGAGGTGATTACACTGGTAAAAGACACCTCCCTTGCCTTTGCCATTTCTTATATGGAGCTGTTCAGCGTAGCCAAGGCAATTTCCGCGGCGCAGACTTCCATGGTTCCTTTTGTTGTGGCGGCAGTATTCTATTATGTATTTAACTATGTGGTGGCATTCGTGATGGAATGCATCGAGAAGAAGATGAACTATTATCACTAAGGAGGAACAGGTTTTTATGAATATTCTTGAAATGAATCATATTAAAAAGAGCTTTGGTGATAATGAAGTGCTGAAGGATATCAGCATCCGGGTGAAGGAAGGGGAGATCCTTTCCATCATCGGCCCGTCCGGATCCGGCAAATCCACGCTCCTTCGCTGCGCGACACTTCTGGAAAAGATTGACGAAGGGGAGATCCTCTATCTGGGCGAGCGCAGTGTCTTCAAAGACGCTTCCGGCAGACTGGTGTGGCCGAACGGAGAACAGGAGAAACGGCTGCATTCCATTTACAGCCTGGTATTTCAGAATTTTAACCTGTTCCCCCATTTTTCCGTGCTGAAAAATGTCATGGACGCGCCGGTGAATGTGCAGAAGCGCAGCCGTGAGGAAGTCAGGAAAGAAGCCATGGAAATCCTGGCAAAAGTGGGCCTGGAAGACAAAGCGGATTCCTATCCCTGTGAACTGTCCGGCGGCCAGCAGCAGCGGGTGGCCATTGCCCGGGCGCTGGCGCTGAACCCGAAAATTATCTTTTTTGATGAACCGACGTCCGCGCTGGATCCGCAGCTGACCGGGGAAGTGCTGAAAGTTATCCGGCAGCTGGCGGAAATGCATATGACCATGGTGATTGTAACCCATGAAATGACCTTTGCCCGGGATATCTCCGATAAAATCGTATTTATGAAAAACGGGTATGTCGATGCTTACGGCACGCCGGAGGAAGTGTTTAATGCCGAAGGAAATATTCAGGAGTTTCTTGGCGCATACGGAGATGTGATGAATTAACAGCCGGTAACACGGGGAAAAGGAGGCGGCGTATGCCCGAATTTCAGGTAGAATTGAAAAAAACAGTGGACGATTCCTATACGATAGAAATCGGACAGCATCTGGCGCAGCAGCTGGCAGATGATCTCGCAGGGGGGCTGGCCGGAAGGGTCAGCAAATTCGCGATTATTACAGATTCTGAAGTGGAGCCCCTTTATGCCGCTCCGATTGCCGCAGAACTGACGAAACGGGGGATGAAAAACGATACGTTTGTCATTCCGGCGGGTGAGCAGAGCAAAACCAGGGAAATGAAGGCAGAGCTGGAAGATCAGATGCTTGCGGCGGGATACCGGAGAGACTGCTGTGTCATCGCGGCAGGCGGCGGAGTGGTTACCGATCTGGCCGGATTTCTGGCCGGAACCTATGGCAGAGGCGTGCCGTTTGTCAATTACGCCACGACGCTGCTGGCTGCGGCAGACGCATCGGTCGGCGGAAAGACGGCGGTTGATACCCCGCTGGCTACGAATCTCATCGGACTCTTTCATCAGCCCAAAAAGGTATATATTGACCTGGCAGCCTGGAGCACGCTGCCGAAGCGCCAGATCTGCAGCGGACTGGCCGAGACCATCAAGCATGCCTGTCTGGCAGACAGTGCATTTTTCGAATATCTGGAAGCCCATATGGAGGATCTGCTGCGGCTGGATCCGGACGCGTGCCTGCATATTGCGGAGGAAAACTGCAGAATCAAGTACCAGGTAGTGATGCAGGATGAGAAAGAGACCAGCGGCCTGCGGGAAGTGCTGAATCTCGGGCATACCGTGGGACGTGCCATTGAGACGGTCAGCGGATACCGCCTGCTGCACGGCGAAGCTGTGGCAATCGGCCTGGCGGCCCAGGCGCGTCTGGCGGCGGAACTGGGCTTTATGTCTGAAGCAGAGG
This genomic window contains:
- a CDS encoding HEAT repeat domain-containing protein, whose amino-acid sequence is METGRKQALLQECYNRLKRREEIRENLILLKKELKDPQGMLLWKQISGGDADSIMRCLSDQDPKVRKNAAQILGALRVADAVDVLMDAYEAEDRRFVRPAYLQALRGMDCSEYLPDLKKRLKELTEQPAAADEKKHLREEIHALAELLQSQEGAGHRFQGYGQTHRVFLKTEHPFVKGVADRITEKHKVMKSGVLTETAQLKELMQIRSVDEFLFLLTARKLPADLSDLAKELMEEGLGTFLEKNHSGTGPFCFRIEMLGVADPEEKRRLVKEAAEKLEEASRFFLINSPSGYEVEIRLIRGQDRRWVSFLKLYTPEDSRFRYRRGWVAAGMQPHVAAGLLDLAQPWLKEHAQVLDPFCGAGIWLIERNYRSPSRSAYGIDTFGEAIDKARINAETAHMPIHFVHRDFFDFRHEYLFDEILADMPEIAGASRETLDQFYERFFRKAKTHLTENGIILCYSREMGRIKKQLRIQKEYRLIAEYEINARSGRYFFVIGRRKGNGGQQQERH
- a CDS encoding transporter substrate-binding domain-containing protein, coding for MKKKIISVMLTAAMAVGMLTACGSSSDKGGSAGSSASSDKTSVSAQEETMTADQARKQESGRTKLVLGFDAEYPPYGYMADDGSYTGFDIELAKAVCKLEGWKLVPTPINWDSKDQTLNSGEIDCIWNGFTINGREKDYTWSEPYVNNTQVIVVSAKSDISKLSDLSGKTVGVQAASAALSVLEDSQKKLADSFAALNQFADYNVAFTELQGGSLDALAIDVGVAQYQIKKRGTSDYRILDEKLNSEQYGVGFKKGNTALAAIINDDMNKLAANGTVTKLAKKYDIADMICLDTGKSSSSKKDAK
- a CDS encoding amino acid ABC transporter permease; this translates as MSFSVMMQQMGHGMITSIGIFLWTIILSMPFGLLICFGRMSKNPILRNIIKIYISIMRGTPLMLQLMVWYFGSFYLFQASLPPKILAIIVGFVLNYGAYFAEIYRSGIESIPPGQYEAARIMGYTSRQTFTKIIFPQMMKRVLPAITNEVITLVKDTSLAFAISYMELFSVAKAISAAQTSMVPFVVAAVFYYVFNYVVAFVMECIEKKMNYYH
- a CDS encoding amino acid ABC transporter ATP-binding protein; translation: MNILEMNHIKKSFGDNEVLKDISIRVKEGEILSIIGPSGSGKSTLLRCATLLEKIDEGEILYLGERSVFKDASGRLVWPNGEQEKRLHSIYSLVFQNFNLFPHFSVLKNVMDAPVNVQKRSREEVRKEAMEILAKVGLEDKADSYPCELSGGQQQRVAIARALALNPKIIFFDEPTSALDPQLTGEVLKVIRQLAEMHMTMVIVTHEMTFARDISDKIVFMKNGYVDAYGTPEEVFNAEGNIQEFLGAYGDVMN
- the aroB gene encoding 3-dehydroquinate synthase; translated protein: MPEFQVELKKTVDDSYTIEIGQHLAQQLADDLAGGLAGRVSKFAIITDSEVEPLYAAPIAAELTKRGMKNDTFVIPAGEQSKTREMKAELEDQMLAAGYRRDCCVIAAGGGVVTDLAGFLAGTYGRGVPFVNYATTLLAAADASVGGKTAVDTPLATNLIGLFHQPKKVYIDLAAWSTLPKRQICSGLAETIKHACLADSAFFEYLEAHMEDLLRLDPDACLHIAEENCRIKYQVVMQDEKETSGLREVLNLGHTVGRAIETVSGYRLLHGEAVAIGLAAQARLAAELGFMSEAEEARVTELLRRAQLPVQIPEYIDRETLVKKLYTDKKVRDGRIRFVLEKGIGSVMRFADGSYSLPVTEEQARRIINEI